The following is a genomic window from Halichoerus grypus chromosome 13, mHalGry1.hap1.1, whole genome shotgun sequence.
GAAATTCCAGCCAGCCACCTGCACTTCTCCTTGGAAGAATCTAGAATGTGAACAGGGCCAGGAGGATCCATTCCAGGCCTTTTATGTGTTTCTGCAACATTGTTTGAGAAGACAGAATgattcctctgtctcctttctGATTCTTACAGCACATCTGGGAAATGCAGACATGATCCAGCCGGGGCTGATTCCTCTGCAGCCCAACCTGGACTTCATGGACACTTTTGAACCCTTCCAGGGTGAGGACATGGGGCAGGGAGCGAGCATGGCTGCCTGGATCTATCTCCCTTTGCCCAGGTTAAAGCACACTGGTGCTTCCCTTCATTAGAGTTAGAATGGGCAAGGGGGAGGACTTAGAATTTTTCCagaactaccttttttttttttggtagtagtTGCAAGATCTGGGAAGCTTCTCTGCCACAGGGTTCTCTCACTCCTGCAGTCTCAGATCCTCAGGTTTGCCCAGGGCCGTAAGCAGTTCTCCCTGTAGGCAGCAGAGGGCGCTGGCAGCACAGCCACCTCCCCGCAGCGTCCTGCAGTTAGAACTGGGCTCATAAGAGCCGCCAAACGCCAGGCCTGGGAGTATTTCAGACCCCACACTAGTTGCCAGCATGAGCGGTTCCAATCAGAGGGCCTCTTTCTGCAGAGTTACTTCAGGGGGGAACGCCCTCTGGCCATGGCATTCCTCTGGGTAAGATGGGGTTCAGTGCCCGATTTATTGGGATCTTAATTCAAGGATATGATGGGCACGCAGAGCTCAGAAGCGCCCGATGCTGTCTTTCAGACCTCTTCTCTTCCAGCCGCTCCATTTTTGGTTCCATGCTGCCTGCTCCTGTCTCAGCACCTGCACCAGATCCCAACAGTCCACCTGCTCAGGTagagggagctggggagaggtggCCAGGGCTAGGCCGATGAATAACTGTGCAGTCATAAGCAAAGTGCTAGGGCTTGCTAGATCTAGTGCTGAACACACATGTAATGCATAAAGACGTTATTCTAGCCCTccttgaaagcagccatagatctCCAAGAGGTGGGAGCTGTCGGTAAGCCCGTGCTCCTGCCTGAAGCTCCGTGTAACCTGTGGGCGGCGAGCTCTGTTCTAACCAGTTGAGAGAGGATCAGCAAAGGAAAACACGGATCACTAATAAAAAgttccatgtatttcttttactttttacgTAACAATTAACACAAGTTGGTTTTCagctgctggggctgcagagcTGAGTGAGGCAGGCTCTTTGCCCTTAGGGGCTCTCAGGCTGGTACCCATATCTAGTTAGACACCAGAAACCTGGCCCCATCTTCTTCCATCTGGCTCTGGGAAGAATTTCTTCTATAGAGACTGAGGTCTTGACAATTGATTCCTTAGAGCGTTTCCCTTTTAGGAAGCGGTGACCTCTGGAAGTTGATACATGAAACTGTCCTGAGGAAACCCTGTGAGCAGCTGTGCTTCAGGCTGCCTGTGCCGTGTAACAGAAGATGGCCGGGACTTTGGGGGGACCCCTGCTGGACTCTAGAAACAAGATATTCCCAGGCCTAGAGCCAACTGTGTGCAGACAGTCACTTTGTCTGAGCTCTGTGTTATCATTTAGTCCCTAATGGAAACAAGACCCCTGCGGACGCCTGGAGAGACACAGCTCCATTCCCCCCAGATTAGCAGGAATGGGGACGGGAGCCATCGCCTTGTCCCTCTGTCTGAAGGTGCTGCTCAGGCGCCCAGCGTACGTTGTTGGACTTTGGTGTGTCGTACCAGGAAGTGACAGCAAGTTGTGTGATCCAGCATTTGTCCTTCCTTTCTTAGGAGAGCATCCTGTCATCCACCGCTCTCCCCACCGTGAGCCTCCCTGATGGCCTCATAGCAGCTCCTGCAGCCACCACCCTGGACCCCACGGATAGGCAGGGCTGTGAACGAGCTCCCCGGCCCGGAGACCCCTTTATCCAGCCCACAGACTTCGGTCCTCCTGCACCACCGCTGAATGTCCCTCAGCCTTTCCTCCCTGTGTTCACCATGCCCTTGCtgtctcccagccctgccccagcacctgcttcccctgccctgcctttagccccaccaccccctgcccctgccttgaGCCCCTCGGCTCCACCTACCTTCCTACAGCCGAAGTTTGCTGGAGCCAGCAAGTCGCCCTCCGTCATCACACACACGGCCTCTGCCACCCTCACCCATGACGCGTCTGCCACCACCTTCAGCCAGAGCCAGGGCCTTGTCATCACAACCCACCATCCCACGCCCTCAGTGTCCCCCTGTGGCCTGGCGCTGCCTCCGGTCACCCGGCCGCCAACTGCCGGACCTCCCCAACCCTGTTTAACTTTTGTGCACCCCAAACCTGTCTCTTTGACTGGGGGGAGGCCCAAGCAGCCCCCCAAAATAGTGCCTGCTCCCAAACCAGAGTCTGTGTCCGTGGTATTGAAGAATGCTTGCATTGCCCCAGGTGAGTCAGGTGGAGGGAAGCCAGAGTCTGAGCTCCCCTTCCCGAGGGATATTTCCCTGTCCCCAAGGCTTGCAAACTTGCGACACACCCACACTCGTGAAACAAAAGGGTTCCGATCTACCACATGTGTGTGATCTAGTCTGTTGTCTACTCTGTGGTCTTCTTTTCAAGTTAGTCTCAACCCAGTTTGAAAAAGCATGGTTCAGGTGATCTCTTTCCTGGGTCTGTAATCTGTCCCCTTCAAGAAGTTGCAAAACAAATGTCAGGTACCCCGGTGGTTTTGTGTCTCCGTGCCCTGCAGTGAGGAAGGCGATGTctgagcagcaggagaggggtcTGCGCTGCTCCTGGGGAGCCCCACAGTGCCTGGGCTCAGCAACAGTAGTGTCAGAAGCAGGCCCCCACGACTCCGGGCCTCACCCTCACCTTCTTGTTCTGGCAGCTGCCTTCTCAGGACAACCACAAGCAGTGATCATGACATCAGGCCCTCTGAAGAGAGAAGGGATGTTGGCTTCTACCGTGTCGCAGTCCAGTGTGGTCCTCACACCTGCTGCCATTGCCCGGGTGAGGGGGCCCTAGGCAGACCCTCGTGTCCTTATCACCCCAGCATGGCCCTGCTCTTGGGTGGTCCTCACCTGACATGACTGGGGTCGGGGGTGATCTCTGTCTCCTGTGTCACCTCAGGCTCCTGGAGTCACGGAGTTCCACAGTGGCATCCTGGTGACAGACCTTGGCCACACCACGAGCAGCCAGCCGGCCCCTGTCTCTCGGCTCTTCTCTCCAAGCGCTGTGCAAGACTCCCTGGTGAAGGGCGAGCAGGTCCCTGCCACGGGTTCCAGTGAGTGTGCGCTCCAGTCCGAATGGTTGGGACTTCGTGAGTGAAATGAGCATGCCCGCACCTGGGTCAGGGAGACTGCCCGTGGGGTTCCTGGGATTGGGGCTGGACTTACGGGATGCGCAGTGAGGTCTTAGAATCCTAGTGGTCCACGCTGGCAGGTGCTCAGTGTAGTGCCGGATCATCCACAGTAGCAGGAAAGTGGCAGGCGTGTGCGGGGCAGGCAGCTAATGCACTGGGGGAACACCACTCTGACCTCCTTCAGAAAGGCCTGGCTCTGAGTTGCCAGTTCTGATCCAGACAAGGGATTGAGGCTGTCAACGCTTTCCAGAAAACGGAAACCACCCAGGCTTGTCTCCACATCAACGTGGTCATCCCTTAGTTTTCAAGCACCTCACATCGTTGAGCCCATTTCCACACCGTGGGCCTTCCATTGGCAGGACTGTTGGGGGAGAACTGATTTTGCCCAGTGAAGAGCCATGAAGCCAGGGATAAAGGATTTGCCCAAGGTTGTGTGTGCCCCTGGCAGTGGGGGTAGAACCAGAACCCAGGCTTCCTCCTTTCAGATGCCTCATCGGGGAGGGAGACCAAAGGTGCCTTGTCTCAAGTAAAACCTGGGCATGGTTGCTCCTGGAGCTCTATGGTCAACAGTTGTCCTCCCTGAGCAGTCAGGAAGACCCGAGGAGGAAAGGTCTCTGCCTACAGAGATCAGACAGTAGAGGCACTTGTCCAAGGAGGCTGGACGAATAAGGGCCTCCAGTCTAGAAAGCTAAAGATGAAGACTAGTGACGAGCCAGGCCCCTATGGTGGTGTAAGTTAGGGCTCAGGTAGCCTCGTGTTTCCCTGTCCGCTGAGGCGCAGAGCGCTGGGTGTCGGAGCTGCATGGGGAGACTGAGCCGCAGGGCGGGGCGGTGGGCAGCGCCACGGAAGGAGTGCACCGAAGCTCtccaggcaggcaggtggggcagTTCCGGGGGCCTCCTGAGAGATGCCAGTGACCAGGGCATGGCTGGCGTGGGAGCGGGCGAGATTGAAAATACAGGCAAATGTATATGTAGAgttgaaagaacaaaaataaacagatacgTGTACTTGACACACACGGTAAGACCTAGAGCCTCACAGAGGCTGCGGAAACCGCAGGGGCCCCCAGGTGGCTTGTTAGTAAGCTGGGTTCGCAGTCAGGCCTCCTGTCAAAGCTCTCCGTGTCCCCAAGACCTGTGGCTGGCCAAGCTCAGGCCGTGTTCCTACCCCACGTCCAGCCAGCCTTCATCAGGCCTTGTCCACACCTAACAGAGCCCTCCTTGGGATGTTGGCAAGGATTTCTCCAGTTTTTGCTCTGGGGTCGCTGTGGGAGGTTCCGGATGGGTCTCCAGGGTTTGGGACTTGTGGGGCTTCCCTTCCTGGGTGAGCACTGTTTCAGCTGCTGCAGCCAGCCGTGTCCTAAGAGGAGTCTCTGTTCTTCTCAGGTCGAGATTGCCCAAACTCAGGGCAGGCTTCTCCATGTGCTTCAGAGCAGAGCCCCAGTCCCCAGTCTCCCCAGAACAACTGCTCAGGGAAATCTGCAGACCCCAAAAATGTGGCTGCTTTAAAGGTATCACAGGTCTCTCTTGGGTCTTGATTTCCttggagggatggggggagggcaaGGAGGAGAATATCAAGGGACCGATGGGGCAGCTGCGTCCCTTACTAAGGACACACAGGAAAGGAGCAGCACAGACCCCTGGTGCTCCAGCAGGCTGGGGGTAGCATCAGGAACCTGGACGTTTGCTACTTAATCTGGAGATAAGGTCGGCTCCTCCCAGTCCCCCACCTACTAGCCGGCCCTGAGCCCCAGAACCAGCCTGAACCCTGTAGCAcgagggaggtgggggctggaagAACTGGGTCAGCGGAGGAGCGGGCCGAGGGTGGCTGGGAAAGGCTGATCAGCAGTGGTCACAGCCCCTGCCAAGGGCCTCCATTCAGCAGGCAGGGTTTTCTAGCACCCCTGTCCTGCCCCCTCACGGCTCCTGTTGCCCCTCCTTCCACTTACTCTCTAGCCCCTGAGCCGCGggttgggagggaggggcggTGGCCCTCTGGTCCACCCTGTGTCACAGCGACCGCTCGATTCCCCAACAGAACCGGCAGATGAAGCATATTTCAGCTGAGCAGAAAAGGCGCTTCAACATCAAGATGGGCTTTGACACCCTCAACAGTTTGATCTCTAATAATTCCAAGCTGGTGAGTGGTGTCGGGTGGGTGGGGAGCCCCTGCGTTGGCCTCGGCGCCAGCTAGCCAGGCAGGGTCGCCGTGGCTGCCGTGGTTTGACCCTGCCGCCCCTCTCCCAGACCAGCCACGCCATCACGCTGCAGAAGACCGTGGAGTACATCACCAAGCTGCAGCAGGAGCGGGGCCAGATGCAGGAGGAAGCCCGGCGGCTGCGGGAGGAGATCGAGGAGCTCAACGCCACCATCATgtgaggctggggggtggggcccgGGGCCGGTGCCTCATCCTCCCAAGTGCGTGTCCCAGAGGCAGGAGGGTCCTTTGGGCTTttgtcatcctcctcctcctgaggcctctcctcTTGGGCCTGCGGTGACCAGCGACGGCTGGCCCTGCCCACTTGGCGCCCCAGGGTCCAGCTTCATCGCCGGCCGCTCTGAGCTTCCTCTGATTCTTCTGTCGTTGCAGCTCCTGCCAGCAACTGCTTCCTGCCACGGGAGTGCCCGTCACCCGGCACCAATTCGATCACATGAGGGACATGTTTGATGAGTATGTGAAGAGCCGGACCCTACAGAATTGGAAGTTCTGGATTGtatctttgggttttctttgcttctcccaccccccacaaatGGTTGCTGTTGAGCTCATCCAGCAGGCCATGCTGGTTTCTGCCTCGGTccaggggcctggcctggcccgTGGTGGGAAGGGGGGCTGTTGCTGGTGACCATCCAGGCTTGGGGCTTCCTGGGCAGGCAGAACGATCAGCTTTGCTCTCTCCGTGCTTGGGAAATAGATGCTTTATTGCAAGGTGCCAGAGCCGCCTGCCGAGGCAATGCTGTAGGAAGCAGGTAGGATCTAATGCGGCACATCCTGGCGGCCAGCTCCGGGGAGGGCTGAGTACTGCCCCGTGAGATGGATGGGAAACCAGGGCTCATAAGTCactaagtggcagagtcaggacttGAAACCAGCTCCCTGCAGGTTGTTGCTGCGTTTGGGCCACGTGGTCTTTGATGCTGTTGTGAGGCACGTGCATGTGCGTGCTGGGCTCCGTCTCTGGGGCCAGGGCCCACCTGCGCTCAGCCTTCCGGATGTCAGCAGGGCCCCTCTGGGGGGCAGCCCCTGCCTTGTCAGTCCCCTTTCAGCCACCTCCCTGCCTCAGACGATCTACACACATGGTAGGTTGGCCATGTGTCTTCACCTTCTTGCTGACAGACTGAAGAGACAGCCGTTTAGGAGCAGAGGATTCTATCTGTTGGCACTCTACTGGCTGGTTTTGAAGAGAGAGCTGACAGACCAGACAGCAGCTCTGTTGCCTCTGCTTTGCCCGGCTTACTCAGCCTGGCTCTGGCCCTTATCATTGATGGAGGGTGGCAGCTGGGCTGAGCCAGGACCTCTTTGGTAAAATGGCACATTCTTCATCATCAGCCTCAGCTCGGGGGGCCATGGGTACAACCGTGGCTCAGATCAGGGAGAAAATGGACCTCATGCTTTTGCATATTTGCTTGCCTAGGATGGTTTGGGAGACCCACACAGAATTTGACTAAGAGCCGGCGCGTGTGTTTATCACAAAAGACAGACCTCCTCCATCTCTAGACAGCTTCTGCTTTGCGGTCTGCTGTGTGCCTCTGCTCTTCTTGCAGGTATCCACAGACCGCTGGCTTTCATGTCAGGGTGCTCGGACCTGTTCCACACCGAGGAAACGTCTGTGTCCTTGCCTCCGGCCTGCTCAGTGCTCATTAACCTGTTGCTCAGTTAGAGTCAGATGGAAAGATTTCAGGGGAATGTGAGGGTGCATCTGATCTAGATCACACTCCCTCATCAACTGTACATGGTTACTTGTCGTCCCAGGGGGAGTTGGTCACGGGCAAGCCCGTAGCTGGACTTTATTCTCCTCACCCCCGGTTACGTGTCCGCCGGCCTCCTCCTTGCTTATCTTTTCTTTAACCCACGTGCCGTGCAGTTCAGTATCATTATCAAGCCGCTGTTTGAGTCCTTCAAGGGGATGGTGTCCACCAGCAGCCTGGAAGAGCTGCACCGGACGGCGCTGTCCTGGCTGGACCAGCACTGCTCCCTGCCCGTCCTCAGGCCAAGTGAGTCGGGGGCTACGCAGGGGCCGCGGCATCACGGGGGCTCGCCACACCCGTGAGGATAGTCCCGGGGACAGGAGGGCCTTTGCAGACAGTGCCACGGCAGATCCAGGCGCCCCCACGAGCAGCTGCATTAGCAGGAGGCCCCGGCCAGAGATGCCGGCTGCGGGACAGGGGCCTGGCCCCTAGCGCCTGTCCTTTGCTTCCTGTCATCCCCGTGCGTCCGTGTGCTCAGGTCCACCTTgcgtttattgagcacctactgttcACCAGGCCCTGTGCTTTCAGATGTTTTCTGATTTAATTCTTAGAACTAACAGCGCTGTGCCCTTATACTGAGGTTACAGAGGTGGACAGACAGGAAGAGCTTGGGGTTCCCTGCTTGTCCGCAGGAGAGGAGACAGGATTTGCAGTTGTCCTAGGGGCAGAGAGGCTTTGCTGGCGCCTGTCCCTCAGTGGCGCTCAGGGCCTCTGCTCCTTCGGGGACGTGAGAATTACCACACGGTTTGCGCGCACGAGCGCGTGTGCTGCCCGCGGTGCAACCCGAAGCGACCGCGTGGGCCCGTGTCCCCGGGCTAACCCGCCCCTTCCTTCCAGCGGCGCTGCACAGCCTCCGGCAGCTGAGCACCACCACGTCCGTCCTGACAGACCCGTCCCAGCTGCCGGAGCAGGCGGCACAGGCCGTCACCGCCATCGGCAGGAGACCGGGGGACTCGTAGCAGCGCCTGGCGGGCGCGTGGCCGCGCAAGATGCCACGGAGGCTCTTCCCTGCCCGCGGAGAGGGGCTGCAGCCCATGCCTCTCCTGACGCAGAGCTCAGGGCCCCCCTCCAACTCCGCCGGCCCACTGGGCCACTCAACACTGCGCTCAGGTCTGAAGCAGGTTCGGGGCCTGCCCACAGCAGTAGCCCGTCTTTGGGAACCCCTTGCTGTGAACTCTTACTCATTGACCTCAGTCGTGACCTCCCCTGCCCTCAGGCGACCCAGACAAAGTCCCGTCCTGCTGGTGGTCTGCCGGGCCCCTGGTGCCTGAGCAGGGAGTAGAGGGGACAAAGGGGCACGGCCTGCGCCTGGGAGCTGGGAGGCATAAGGGTTCCTCTTCGGTTCTGTCCTCAGACTTCTGGATGCTCGCTCCTGTCACCCCTGGGCACTCGGATGGCGCCGCTGTGACTCGCCCGTGGGGCAGGTGGAAGgcacctcccttcctccctcacacTCTGACCTTGTAAGTAGGTTTGGACAGCTGCTCCCACCGCACAGGCCGCCAGGGAACCCCGGAACCCGCGTG
Proteins encoded in this region:
- the MLXIP gene encoding MLX-interacting protein isoform X1, whose translation is MAADVFMCSPRRPRSRGRPVLLKPQVPEDDDDSDTDEPSPPPACASATPARAHASAAPPPPRAGPGREEPPRRQQIIHSGHFMVSSPHREHPPKKGYDFDTVNKQTCQTYSFGKTSSCHLSIDASLTKLFECMTLAYSGKLVSPKWKNFKGLKLQWRDKIRLNNAIWRAWYMQYLEKRKNPVCHFVTPLDGSVEVDEHRRPEAITTEGKYWKSRIEIVIREYHKWRTYFKKRLQQHKDEDLSSLAQDDDMLYWHKRGDGWKTPVPMEEDPLLDTDMLMSEFSDTLFSTLSSHQPVAWPNPREIAHLGNADMIQPGLIPLQPNLDFMDTFEPFQDLFSSSRSIFGSMLPAPVSAPAPDPNSPPAQESILSSTALPTVSLPDGLIAAPAATTLDPTDRQGCERAPRPGDPFIQPTDFGPPAPPLNVPQPFLPVFTMPLLSPSPAPAPASPALPLAPPPPAPALSPSAPPTFLQPKFAGASKSPSVITHTASATLTHDASATTFSQSQGLVITTHHPTPSVSPCGLALPPVTRPPTAGPPQPCLTFVHPKPVSLTGGRPKQPPKIVPAPKPESVSVVLKNACIAPAAFSGQPQAVIMTSGPLKREGMLASTVSQSSVVLTPAAIARAPGVTEFHSGILVTDLGHTTSSQPAPVSRLFSPSAVQDSLVKGEQVPATGSSECALQSEWLGLRRDCPNSGQASPCASEQSPSPQSPQNNCSGKSADPKNVAALKNRQMKHISAEQKRRFNIKMGFDTLNSLISNNSKLTSHAITLQKTVEYITKLQQERGQMQEEARRLREEIEELNATIISCQQLLPATGVPVTRHQFDHMRDMFDEYVKSRTLQNWKFWIFSIIIKPLFESFKGMVSTSSLEELHRTALSWLDQHCSLPVLRPTALHSLRQLSTTTSVLTDPSQLPEQAAQAVTAIGRRPGDS
- the MLXIP gene encoding MLX-interacting protein isoform X2; its protein translation is MAADVFMCSPRRPRSRGRPVLLKPQVPEDDDDSDTDEPSPPPACASATPARAHASAAPPPPRAGPGREEPPRRQQIIHSGHFMVSSPHREHPPKKGYDFDTVNKQTCQTYSFGKTSSCHLSIDASLTKLFECMTLAYSGKLVSPKWKNFKGLKLQWRDKIRLNNAIWRAWYMQYLEKRKNPVCHFVTPLDGSVEVDEHRRPEAITTEGKYWKSRIEIVIREYHKWRTYFKKRLQQHKDEDLSSLAQDDDMLYWHKRGDGWKTPVPMEEDPLLDTDMLMSEFSDTLFSTLSSHQPVAWPNPREIAHLGNADMIQPGLIPLQPNLDFMDTFEPFQDLFSSSRSIFGSMLPAPVSAPAPDPNSPPAQESILSSTALPTVSLPDGLIAAPAATTLDPTDRQGCERAPRPGDPFIQPTDFGPPAPPLNVPQPFLPVFTMPLLSPSPAPAPASPALPLAPPPPAPALSPSAPPTFLQPKFAGASKSPSVITHTASATLTHDASATTFSQSQGLVITTHHPTPSVSPCGLALPPVTRPPTAGPPQPCLTFVHPKPVSLTGGRPKQPPKIVPAPKPESVSVVLKNACIAPAAFSGQPQAVIMTSGPLKREGMLASTVSQSSVVLTPAAIARAPGVTEFHSGILVTDLGHTTSSQPAPVSRLFSPSAVQDSLVKGEQVPATGSSRDCPNSGQASPCASEQSPSPQSPQNNCSGKSADPKNVAALKNRQMKHISAEQKRRFNIKMGFDTLNSLISNNSKLTSHAITLQKTVEYITKLQQERGQMQEEARRLREEIEELNATIISCQQLLPATGVPVTRHQFDHMRDMFDEYVKSRTLQNWKFWIFSIIIKPLFESFKGMVSTSSLEELHRTALSWLDQHCSLPVLRPTALHSLRQLSTTTSVLTDPSQLPEQAAQAVTAIGRRPGDS